In Chaetodon trifascialis isolate fChaTrf1 chromosome 2, fChaTrf1.hap1, whole genome shotgun sequence, one DNA window encodes the following:
- the LOC139339928 gene encoding complement C3-like, whose product MRRTLLWLLASVAFAALTSLANGAPLQVMSAPNLLRVGTAENIFVECQDCTGGDIRVDINVMSHPTKVKRLAFTSVTLTSAKHFQDLGQITVPAGDFSKDPNMKQYVYLQAQFPDRLLEKVVLVSFQSGYIFIQTDKTIYTPNSKVHYRMFAVTPRMEPVERDDETQTETASIAIEIVTPDGIILPRDTVSLKSGIHSGHYQLGEIVSPGVWKVVSKFQSNPQQSFSAEFEVREYVLPSFEVKLTPVSPFFYVDSHELTVDIKATYLFGEKVNGMAYVVFGVVQEGQKKSFPSSLQRVQINDGSGEVTLKKEHITDTFKDIMELVGSSIFVSVSVLTENGGEIVEAQLKNIQIVTSPYTIHFKKTPKFYKPAMSFDVTVEVVNPDDTPAQGVAVVVDPGHNLNQVMGFTSDNGMARLTVNTLAQTDRLTITAKTNDPLITPERQAKASMVALPYITKSNNYIHIGVDTAEVESGDNLKISLNLNRQLNEDHDITYLILSRGQLVTNGRHKTRGQVLIALTLPITKEMLPSFRIIAYYHTANNEVVSDSVWVDVKDSCMGSLKLESTRKVPSYEPRRMFGLKVTGDPEATVGLVAVDKGVYVLNNKHRLTQKKVWDIVEKHDTGCTPGGGKNGMGVFYDAGLLFESSTASGTPYRQELKCQAPSRRKRNTISDVTTSLVSQYKDQLQRDCCLDGMKDTPVSYSCERRSEYIVDGAACAEAFLHCCKEMEREQADRKEDNLQLARSEEDDNSYMDTSDIVSRTKFPESWLWLDIELPACPRKTPNCKETSFVKNVPLQDSITTWQFTGISLSRTHGICVGEPLEVIVRKDFFIDLRLPYSAVRGEQIEVKAILHNYSPDPVIVRVDLIEEEHVCSSASKHGKYRQEVKIGPQTTRSVPFIIIPMKEGQRQIEVKAAVKDSSLNDGIMKILRVVPEGVLVKSPQIIILDPAKKGKDGTQEEIMNSKIPKKDLAPNTPTSTQISVTGREQVSTLVENAISGRSMGTLIYQPSGCGEQNMIHMTLPVIAATYLDKTNQWEVVGFGKRNEALQHIKTGLQNELAYRKTDGSFAVWASHASSTWLTAYVVKVFAMANNLVAVPNNVICDAVKFLILKAQQPDGVFREVGRVSHGEMIGDVRGIDSDASMTAFCLIAMQESRTLCAATVNSLPGSIDKAVAYLEKRLPTLTNPYAVAMTSYALANENKLDREILYNFVAPALSHWPVDKGRVYTLEATAYALLALVKVEAFEDARPVVRWFNEQQKVGGGYGSTQATIMVYQAVAEYWANAQEPEYDLNVDILLPGRSKPEKYNFNSNNHYATRTSKINDINQNVTVTAKGTGEATVTMVSLYYALPKEKESDCQKFNMSVQLLPEKLDEDTKTYKLRIEVLYLDRDHDATMSILDIGLLTGFTVDTKDLDLLSKGRARTIAKYEMNTLLSERGSLIIYLDKVSHERPEEITFRIHQTLKVGVLQPAAVSVYEYYEQTPCVKFYHPERRAGHLMQLCRNNECTCAEENCSMQKKGKISNDQRTAKACETTPTSKIDFVYKVRLEEFTDGLSTDIYTVRVQEVVKEGSYDVGPQGKLRVFLSYPHCREALDLIRGKTYLIMGTSKDIHRDEENGLHQYVLGERTWIEYWPTDAECQNDEYRPTCLGMEELVQQYALFGCQQ is encoded by the exons atgaggaggactctgctgtggctgctggccTCTGTGGCCTTTGCTGCGCTCACTTCTCTGGCTAATGGAGCTCCACT GCAGGTGATGTCCGCCCCCAACTTGTTGCGGGTAGGAACAGCAGAAAATATCTTTGTGGAGTGTCAAGACTGCACAGGAGGGGACATCAGGGTCGATATCAATGTGATGAGCCATCCAACCAAAGTCAAAAGGCTGGCATTCACGTCTGTGACGCTCACCAGTGCCAAACACTTCCAGGACCTTGGTCAGATAACG GTCCCTGCTGGTGACTTCAGTAAGGATCCCAACATGAAGCAGTATGTGTACCTGCAAGCTCAGTTCCCTGACCGACTGCTGGAGAAAGTCGTCTTAGTGTCCTTCCAGTCCGGGTACATCTTCATCCAGACTGACAAGACCATCTACACCCCCAACAGCAAAG TTCATTACAGGATGTTTGCAGTGACGCCCCGTATGGAGCCCGTGGAGAGAGATGATGAAACGCAAACTGAAACTGCCTCTATTGCCATTGAGATTGTg ACCCCTGATGGCATCATTTTGCCACGTGATACAGTCTCTCTGAAATCAGGGATCCATTCTGGACATTACCAACTTGGTGAAATTGTCAG tccTGGAGTGTGGAAGGTGGTGTCAAAGTTCCAAAGCAACCCACAGCAGAGCTTCAGTGCAGAGTTCGAGGTCAGAGAATACG tgctgCCCAGTTTTGAGGTCAAACTGACGCCTGTGAGCCCATTCTTCTACGTGGACAGTCATGAGCTCACTGTCGACATCAAAGCTAC GTATCTGTTTGGTGAAAAGGTGAATGGGATGGCCTATGTGGTATTTGGAGTTGTGCAAGAGGGTCAAAAAAAGAGCTTTCCAAGTTCTCTTCAGAGAGTGCAG ATTAATGACGGAAGTGGAGAGgtcacactgaagaaagagcaCATCACAGACACCTTCAAGGATATCATGGAGCTGGTGGGGAGTTCTATATTTGTATCTGTCAGCGTGCTGACGGAGAACG GCGGTGAAATAGTGGAGGCGCAGTTAAAAAACATCCAGATTGTCACATCACCGTACACCATCCACTTCAAGAAAACGCCCAAATTTTACAAACCGGCAATGTCCTTCGATGTTACG GTTGAAGTTGTGAATCCTGATGACACTCCTGCACAAGGTGTTGCAGTGGTGGTCGATCCCGGCCACAATCTCAACCAGGTGATGGGCTTCACCTCAGACAATGGCATGGCAAGGCTCACCGTCAACACTTTggcacagactgacagactgacaatCACT GCAAAGACAAATGATCCTCTCATTACACCTGAAAGACAAGCTAAGGCCTCCATGGTAGCCCTCCCATATATCACCAAAAGCAACAACTACATCCACATAG GTGTGGACACAGCTGAGGTGGAATCAGGAGACAATCTGAAAATCAGCCTTAACCTCAACAGGCAGCTAAATGAAGACCATGACATCACGTACCTG ATCCTGAGCAGAGGTCAACTGGTGACAAATGGCCGTCACAAGACAAGAGGCCAAGTACTGATTGCCTTGACACTTCCTATTACCAAAGAAATGCTGCCATCGTTCCGCATCATAGCCTACTACCATACAGCTAACAATGAAGTGGTGTCAGACTCCGTTTGGGTGGACGTCAAGGACTCCTGCATGGGCTCG TTGAAGCTGGAATCAACGAGAAAAGTTCCCTCGTACGAGCCTCGCAGGATGTTTGGCCTGAAGGTCACTGGAGATCCAGAGGCCACAGTGGGACTTGTGGCAGTTGACAAAGGCGTCTATGTCCTGAACAACAAGCACCGCCTCACCCAGAAAAAG GTGTGGGACATTGTTGAGAAGCACGACACAGGCTGCACACCAGGTGGAGGGAAGAACGGTATGGGTGTGTTCTACGATGCAGGGCTGTTGTTTGAGTCCAGCACGGCTTCTGGGACTCCCTACAGACAAG AGCTGAAATGTCAGGCCCccagcaggaggaaaagaaacactATATCGGATGTCACAACCAGCTTAG TGAGTCAATATAAAGACCAACTGCAACGTGACTGTTGTTTGGATGGCATGAAGGACACCCCCGTGTCATACAGCTGTGAGAGACGCAGCGAGTACATCGTGGATGGTGCAGCCTGCGCCGAGGCCTTCCTGCACTGCTGCAAAGAGATGGAACGAGAGCAAGCTGACAGGAAGGAGGACAATCTCCAACTGGCTCGCA GTGAGGAGGATGACAACAGTTACATGGACACCAGTGACATTGTTTCTCGGACCAAGTTCCCTGAGAGTTGGCTGTGGTTAGATATCGAACTGCCCGCTTGCCCTCGAAAAACACCAAACTG taAGGAAACATCATTTGTGAAAAATGTTCCTTTGCAAGACTCAATCACCACCTGGCAGTTCACCGGCATCAGTCTGTCCAGAACTCACG GAATCTGTGTTGGGGAACCATTAGAGGTGATTGTCCGGAAGGACTTCTTCATTGATCTCAGACTGCCCTACTCTGCTGTCCGAGGGGAGCAGATAGAAGTTAAGGCAATCCTTCACAACTACAGCCCTGATCCTGTCATT GTGCGCGTGGATCTGATTGAGGAGGAGCATGTGTGCAGTTCAGCCTCTAAACATGGAAAGTACCGTCAGGAAGTCAAAATCGGGCCACAAACAACACGATCTGTACCCTTCATCATCATTCCCATGAAGGAAGGACAACGTCAGATTGAGGTCAAAGCAGCTGTGAAAGACTCATCGCTCAATGATGGAATCATGAAGATACTGCGGGTGGTG cctGAGGGTGTGCTGGTTAAATCTCCTCAGATTATAATTCTAGACCCAGCTAAGAAAGGCAAAG ATGGAACACAAGAAGAAATTATGAACAGCAAAATTCCAAAGAAAGATTTGGCTCCAAACACACCCACTAGCACACAGATCTCTGTGACAG gccGAGAACAAGTGTCTACACTGGTGGAGAACGCCATCAGTGGGAGATCAATGGGGACTCTGATCTACCAGCCCTCAGGCTGTGGGGAGCAGAACATGATCCACATGACCCTGCCTGTCATAGCAGCCACATATCTGGACAAAACCAACCAGTGGGAAGTTGTGGGCTTTGGGAAGCGTAACGAAGCCCTCCAACACATCAAGACCG GCTTACAGAACGAGCTTGCCTACCGTAAAACTGATGGGTCTTTTGCTGTGTGGGCCAGTCACGCAAGTAGCACCTG GCTGACAGCTTATGTTGTCAAGGTGTTCGCCATGGCCAACAATCTGGTAGCAGTGCCAAACAACGTCATCTGTGACGCTGTCAAGTTCCTGATTCTCaaagcacaacaacctgatggCGTGTTCAGAGAAGTTGGAAGGGTGTCCCACGGGGAGATGATT GGCGATGTGCGAGGCATAGATTCAGATGCCTCCATGACGGCCTTCTGCCTCATTGCTATGCAAGAGTCTCGTACATTATGTGCCGCCACAGTCAAT AGTCTTCCAGGCAGTATAGACAAAGCAGTGGCCTACCTGGAGAAACGTCTGCCCACCCTCACTAACCCATATGCTGTTGCCATGACATCATACGCACTggccaatgaaaacaaactggacCGGGAGATCCTCTACAACTTCGTCGCCCCAG CGTTGTCCCACTGGCCAGTAGATAAGGGACGTGTTTACACCCTGGAGGCCACAGCGTACGCTCTTCTCGCTCTGGTCAAAGTCGAG GCATTTGAAGATGCCAGACCTGTTGTCAGATGGTTCAACGAACAGCAGAAGGTGGGCGGAGGCTATGGATCAACTCAG gCTACCATAATGGTGTACCAGGCTGTAGCTGAGTACTGGGCCAATGCTCAAGAACCAGAGTATGATCTGAATGTGGACATATTGTTGCCAGGCAGGTCAAAGCCTGAGAAGTACAACTTCAACAGCAACAACCACTACGCCACAAGAACATCGAAA ATCAATGATATAAACCAGAATGTGACGGTGACTGCCAAAGGCACAGGAGAAGCAACAGTGACA ATGGTGTCGCTGTATTACGCTCTGCctaaagaaaaggaaagtgaCTGTCAGAAGTTCAACATGTCAGTGCAGCTCCTGCCAG AGAAACTGGATGAGGATACGAAGACATACAAGCTGAGAATAGAGGTTTT GTATTTGGACAGGGATCACGATGCAACCATGTCAATCTTGGATATCGGCTTGTTAACTGGCTTCACCGTTGACACAAAAGACCTGGACTTG TTGTCCAAAGGACGTGCCCGCACCATTGCGAAATATGAGATGAACACATTGCTGTCAGAAAGAGGCTCGCTCATCATCTACCTGGATAAG GTTTCTCACGAACGACCAGAAGAGATCACGTTCAGGATCCACCAGACGCTGAAAGTGGGCGTCTTAcagccagctgctgtgtctgtctatgAATACTATGAAC AAACACCTTGTGTAAAGTTCTACCacccagagaggagagctggacATCTGATGCAACTTTGTAGAAATAATGAATGCACATGTGCTGAAG AGAACTGCAGTATGCAGAAGAAGGGCAAAATCAGCAATGACCAGCGCACAGCTAAGGCCTGTGAGACTACTCCGACCAGCAAAATCGATTTTG TGTACAAAGTGAGACTGGAAGAATTTACAGACGGTTTGTCCACTGACATTTACACAGTGCGAGTACAGGAAGTCGTCAAAGAAG GAAGCTATGATGTGGGCCCTCAGGGTAAACTGCGTGTATTCCTCAGTTATCCACACTGCAGGGAGGCTTTAGACCTGATAAGAGGCAAAACCTACCTTATCATGGGCACATCCAAAGAtattcacagagatgaagaaaatggATT GCATCAGTATGTACTTGGTGAGAGAACCTGGATCGAGTACTGGCCCACAGACGCAGAGTGTCAGAATGACGAATACAGACCTACCTGTCTGGGCATGGAGGAGCTGGTCCAGCAGTATGCACTCTTTGGATGTCAGCAGTAG